Proteins from a single region of Weeksella virosa DSM 16922:
- a CDS encoding efflux RND transporter periplasmic adaptor subunit: MKKIITLLIVVALLAGGAYIIYHNKQSKQKEIALVTEKIDQINVNVTSVKWTNLVDDYRSNGNFEPIQELSFPSEIAGRVTRVLVDEGSYVKVGQTLAIIKKDQIEVDLTQAQNNLQNAIIDNQRYENAYKTGGVTKQQLDHSRLQLKNAQAAVKSLGLRISDTNVRATISGIVNKKYIEPGSVVGPGTPMFDLVNVSRLKLKVMVDESQVAKLKVGQTIPINVSVYPDKSYVGKVKFIAPKANGALNFPVDIEVNNDGSLKAGMYGTAIFSDSENPLDAKPMLTIPMQAFVNGVSSNQVYIVENGTAKLINVVSGRIIGDQVEIISGLKENQQVITSGQINLVEGAKIKIIN; the protein is encoded by the coding sequence GTGAAAAAAATTATAACTCTTCTCATCGTGGTAGCCTTATTAGCTGGAGGCGCATATATTATTTACCACAATAAACAAAGTAAACAAAAAGAAATCGCTTTGGTAACCGAAAAAATCGATCAGATAAATGTAAATGTAACCTCGGTAAAATGGACCAATCTGGTAGATGACTATCGATCGAATGGAAATTTCGAGCCAATACAAGAACTATCTTTCCCTTCGGAAATTGCTGGTCGTGTAACGCGGGTTTTGGTCGATGAAGGGAGCTACGTGAAAGTCGGGCAAACCTTAGCAATCATCAAAAAAGATCAGATAGAGGTTGATCTTACGCAAGCTCAGAATAATTTGCAAAATGCGATAATAGATAATCAACGGTACGAGAATGCTTATAAAACTGGTGGTGTAACTAAACAACAACTGGATCATTCGCGTTTACAGTTGAAAAATGCACAAGCAGCAGTAAAATCATTAGGTTTACGAATTTCTGATACCAATGTTCGCGCAACGATATCGGGAATTGTCAATAAAAAATACATAGAACCAGGCTCGGTTGTAGGGCCAGGAACACCGATGTTTGATCTGGTGAATGTTTCTCGATTAAAACTCAAAGTTATGGTCGATGAAAGCCAAGTTGCTAAACTAAAAGTCGGGCAAACAATTCCGATTAATGTAAGCGTATATCCTGATAAATCGTACGTAGGAAAAGTGAAATTTATAGCACCAAAAGCAAATGGAGCATTAAATTTCCCTGTTGATATCGAAGTAAATAATGACGGAAGTCTAAAGGCAGGAATGTACGGAACGGCAATTTTTTCTGACTCAGAAAATCCGCTCGATGCAAAACCAATGTTAACCATCCCGATGCAAGCTTTTGTAAACGGAGTAAGCTCTAATCAGGTCTATATAGTTGAAAATGGAACAGCAAAATTGATCAATGTAGTTTCTGGTAGAATAATCGGAGATCAGGTAGAAATAATTAGCGGTCTGAAAGAAAATCAACAAGTTATCACCAGTGGGCAGATTAATTTGGTAGAAGGAGCCAAAATAAAAATCATAAACTAA
- a CDS encoding TetR/AcrR family transcriptional regulator — protein MKDQTEEIIKNTAKRMFFGEGKFHATTQEIADEAGVNRTLINYYFRSRDNLFEIIFNEARITNINKTNVIADNTLDFREMVAEYIDESLSIALQFPYLEIYIVTQMNNKICYSQPDHVEEMTTMFLQRVEEEMEKGTIAKMEPIQFLLNMISLINFPLSIRPLLQHSLHITDEEFERILSERKEIILQTLFQS, from the coding sequence ATGAAAGATCAAACCGAAGAAATTATAAAAAACACTGCCAAACGAATGTTTTTTGGTGAAGGAAAATTTCATGCCACTACCCAAGAAATTGCCGATGAAGCGGGAGTTAATAGAACCCTGATAAACTATTATTTTCGATCGAGGGATAATTTATTCGAGATTATTTTCAATGAAGCTCGGATAACAAATATCAATAAAACGAATGTGATTGCTGATAATACACTAGATTTTAGAGAGATGGTAGCCGAGTATATTGATGAATCTCTATCAATTGCTTTACAATTTCCGTATCTCGAAATATATATCGTGACGCAGATGAACAATAAAATTTGTTATTCGCAACCCGATCATGTAGAAGAAATGACTACTATGTTTCTGCAAAGAGTAGAAGAAGAAATGGAAAAAGGAACTATAGCCAAAATGGAGCCGATTCAGTTTTTATTAAATATGATTTCTCTTATCAATTTTCCTTTATCAATCCGACCGTTACTTCAGCATTCGTTGCACATAACAGATGAAGAATTCGAGAGGATTTTATCAGAAAGGAAAGAAATTATTCTGCAAACTCTTTTCCAATCATAA
- a CDS encoding TolC family protein — protein MQQIKSTIVSVFFLFFGHVQAQEPVSLEEAITYALENKADAKRADLAIKKADFKIDEARAGALPQIKANAGLQYNPLIQETSLSMNGQTMVIKIGQTWNANTGINVYQTIFDQRVFTGLKAAKSTREFYQINADLTDEQVIERVATAYYQVFVQEEKLKTIDISYENTNRVREIIKSLVENGLARPIDLDRIMVQLNNISSAKQQLINAVEISKNALKFYMGYPIDQTIVLEEQAIETNPLLVSEEAIVENRTEYQLLSKQKELLGFAKEAERANLYPTVGLSANYGYQGFGDKFMFSKEFMWSDMATLGINVSIPIFTGGSTKAKIQQAEVDLLDIEEQINETKLALSLEYHNAKAQIENAIQSVEIQKENVALAEKVLSNTQANYQQGLASLTEIIDAENALTDARNNHSNALLEYKIAEVALIKSKGELHSLISSSNLK, from the coding sequence ATGCAACAAATCAAATCAACAATAGTAAGTGTATTTTTCTTGTTTTTTGGACATGTCCAAGCACAAGAACCCGTTTCTTTAGAAGAAGCAATTACGTATGCTCTAGAAAATAAAGCCGATGCAAAACGAGCAGATTTGGCCATAAAAAAAGCCGATTTCAAAATAGATGAAGCACGGGCAGGAGCTTTACCACAAATCAAAGCGAATGCTGGTTTGCAATATAATCCGTTGATACAAGAAACTTCGTTGAGTATGAATGGGCAAACAATGGTGATAAAAATTGGTCAAACCTGGAATGCGAATACTGGGATTAATGTCTATCAAACCATCTTTGATCAACGCGTTTTTACTGGGTTGAAAGCTGCAAAATCTACTCGAGAATTCTATCAGATCAATGCAGATCTTACCGATGAGCAAGTCATAGAACGAGTGGCTACTGCGTATTATCAGGTATTTGTACAAGAAGAAAAACTAAAAACTATTGATATTAGTTACGAGAATACCAACCGTGTTCGTGAAATTATCAAAAGTTTGGTAGAGAATGGATTGGCAAGACCAATCGATCTCGATCGAATAATGGTACAGTTGAACAATATTTCTTCGGCAAAACAACAATTGATCAATGCTGTAGAAATTAGTAAAAATGCACTGAAGTTTTATATGGGATATCCTATCGATCAAACAATAGTTTTAGAAGAACAAGCGATAGAGACCAATCCGCTCTTGGTAAGCGAAGAAGCAATTGTAGAAAACAGAACCGAATATCAATTACTGAGTAAACAAAAAGAATTGTTGGGCTTTGCCAAAGAAGCCGAACGAGCAAATTTGTATCCTACGGTAGGTTTATCAGCAAACTATGGTTACCAAGGTTTTGGTGATAAGTTTATGTTTTCTAAAGAATTTATGTGGTCGGATATGGCAACATTGGGTATCAATGTTTCGATTCCGATATTTACAGGAGGATCTACAAAAGCAAAAATTCAACAAGCAGAAGTGGATTTACTCGATATCGAAGAGCAAATCAACGAAACTAAATTAGCTCTCAGTCTAGAATATCACAATGCAAAAGCACAGATAGAAAACGCAATACAAAGCGTTGAGATCCAAAAAGAAAATGTTGCTTTGGCCGAAAAGGTTCTGAGCAATACGCAAGCCAATTATCAGCAAGGTTTAGCATCTCTTACAGAAATTATCGATGCCGAAAATGCATTGACCGATGCAAGAAATAATCATTCGAACGCATTGCTAGAGTATAAAATTGCCGAAGTGGCACTTATCAAATCAAAAGGAGAATTACACTCTCTAATTTCATCATCAAACTTAAAGTAA
- the rpsO gene encoding 30S ribosomal protein S15 has protein sequence MYLTKEVKSEIFAKHGKSAQDTGSPEGQIALFTYRINHLTQHLKKNHKDYNTERSLVKLVGKRKALLDYLKKTEIERYRNIIAELGIRK, from the coding sequence ATGTATCTAACAAAAGAAGTAAAAAGCGAAATTTTCGCAAAACATGGAAAATCTGCTCAAGACACCGGATCACCAGAAGGTCAGATTGCATTATTCACGTACAGAATTAACCACCTGACTCAACACTTGAAAAAAAATCATAAAGATTACAATACAGAGAGATCTTTGGTGAAATTAGTAGGAAAACGTAAAGCTTTATTGGATTATTTGAAGAAAACGGAAATTGAACGTTACCGTAATATTATTGCCGAATTAGGAATTCGTAAATAA
- a CDS encoding polyribonucleotide nucleotidyltransferase: MIPKAITETITLQDGREISIETGKYAKQADGSVIVRMGDTMLLATVVANKEANEGVDFLPLTVDYREKFYAGGRIPGNFFRREAKPSDDEVLTMRLVDRVLRPMFPEDFHAEVQVMISLISYDEKVMPEALAGLAASAAIAITDIPFTLISEARVIRLNGELMINPSREQLEQADIDIMVGASKESVVMVEGEMEEISEREMLDAIQFAHEEIKKQIEAQERLAEKVGKSFPKREYSHENHDEEIREKVWNFGYQKYYDIAKHPSDKHERNDKFEAIVEEFLAQYEEDEEELARVTPFVKTYFHDVQKEAVRQLILEEGIRLDGRDPKTIRPIWTEVDILPGAHGSSVFTRGETQALAALTLGSSRDANLVDGVVLNHEERFFLHYNFPPFSTGEARPLRGTSRREIGHGNLAQRALTKMIPEDNPYVIRLVSEVLESNGSSSMATVCAGTLALMDAGIPIKKPVSGIAMGLITDTKSGKWTVLSDILGDEDHLGDMDFKVTGTKDGITACQMDIKVQGLSMEIMEKALEQAREGRLHILDKLTETLATPRPNLKPNAPKIALMEIPKEFIGAVIGPGGKIIQELQKETDTVIVLTEEENFGRVEINGVNQEKIDQVIARIKQIAFVPEVGATYDAVVKSIKPFGAFVEISKGIEGLVHISEIEHKRLEKVEDALGINDKIQVKFLGYDDKKKMKLSRKALLPKPERTEKPKRNDHQSPNE; the protein is encoded by the coding sequence ATGATTCCAAAAGCAATCACCGAGACAATCACTCTTCAAGACGGAAGAGAAATCTCAATCGAAACCGGTAAATACGCAAAACAAGCTGACGGGTCTGTCATTGTTCGCATGGGCGACACCATGTTATTAGCAACAGTGGTAGCCAATAAAGAGGCCAATGAAGGAGTAGATTTTCTACCACTTACCGTTGATTACCGAGAAAAATTCTATGCCGGTGGCCGAATCCCAGGAAACTTTTTTCGTAGAGAAGCAAAACCATCGGATGATGAGGTACTCACTATGCGTTTAGTAGACCGCGTATTACGACCAATGTTCCCTGAAGATTTCCACGCAGAGGTACAAGTCATGATTTCGCTTATCTCATACGACGAAAAAGTAATGCCAGAAGCTTTGGCTGGTTTAGCTGCATCTGCAGCAATTGCCATTACAGATATACCTTTCACGTTGATCTCAGAAGCTCGAGTGATCCGTCTCAACGGAGAGTTGATGATTAACCCATCTAGAGAACAATTAGAACAAGCCGATATCGATATCATGGTTGGAGCTTCTAAAGAATCTGTTGTAATGGTAGAAGGTGAAATGGAAGAAATTTCTGAAAGAGAAATGCTAGATGCCATCCAATTCGCTCACGAAGAAATCAAAAAACAAATCGAAGCCCAAGAAAGATTAGCCGAAAAAGTAGGAAAATCTTTTCCTAAAAGAGAATATTCTCACGAAAATCACGATGAAGAAATCCGTGAAAAAGTATGGAATTTTGGCTATCAAAAATACTATGATATCGCAAAACATCCTTCTGATAAACATGAAAGAAACGACAAATTCGAAGCAATTGTTGAAGAATTTTTAGCTCAATATGAGGAGGATGAAGAAGAGTTGGCCCGTGTTACACCATTTGTTAAGACATACTTCCACGATGTACAGAAAGAAGCTGTAAGACAATTAATCCTAGAAGAAGGAATCCGTTTAGACGGTCGTGATCCAAAAACCATCCGTCCAATCTGGACAGAGGTTGACATCTTACCAGGTGCCCATGGTTCTTCTGTTTTCACCAGAGGAGAAACTCAAGCATTAGCAGCCCTCACCTTAGGATCGTCGCGTGATGCCAATTTAGTAGACGGTGTTGTTCTAAACCATGAAGAACGCTTCTTTTTACACTACAACTTCCCTCCTTTCTCAACCGGTGAAGCACGTCCATTACGCGGAACATCTCGTCGAGAGATAGGTCACGGAAATTTAGCCCAACGTGCATTAACCAAGATGATTCCAGAAGATAATCCTTATGTAATTCGTTTGGTTTCTGAAGTTTTAGAATCAAACGGTTCATCTTCTATGGCTACAGTTTGTGCAGGAACTTTAGCATTGATGGATGCGGGAATCCCTATCAAAAAACCGGTATCGGGGATTGCAATGGGATTAATCACCGATACCAAATCTGGAAAATGGACTGTTCTTTCTGATATTTTAGGAGATGAAGATCATTTGGGTGATATGGACTTTAAAGTAACCGGGACAAAAGACGGAATCACTGCATGCCAGATGGATATTAAAGTCCAAGGTTTATCGATGGAAATCATGGAAAAAGCCTTGGAGCAAGCTCGCGAAGGACGTTTGCATATCCTTGATAAGTTGACTGAAACGTTAGCTACTCCACGTCCGAACCTAAAACCAAATGCCCCGAAGATTGCTTTAATGGAAATTCCGAAAGAATTCATTGGTGCCGTCATAGGTCCTGGAGGTAAAATCATCCAAGAATTGCAAAAAGAAACAGATACTGTAATTGTTCTTACAGAAGAAGAAAACTTTGGACGTGTAGAAATCAATGGAGTAAACCAAGAAAAAATTGACCAAGTTATTGCACGTATCAAGCAAATTGCTTTCGTACCAGAAGTTGGTGCAACATACGATGCAGTTGTAAAATCGATTAAACCATTTGGTGCTTTCGTTGAGATTTCTAAGGGTATTGAAGGCTTAGTTCATATTTCGGAAATCGAGCATAAACGTCTAGAAAAAGTAGAAGACGCATTAGGAATAAACGATAAAATTCAGGTGAAATTTTTAGGATATGATGATAAAAAGAAAATGAAATTATCTCGTAAAGCTTTATTACCAAAGCCTGAACGTACAGAAAAACCGAAAAGAAATGATCATCAATCTCCTAACGAATAA
- a CDS encoding YpdA family putative bacillithiol disulfide reductase, with translation MTNVYDLIIVGAGPIGLACAIEAKQNNLSYLVLEKGTLTNSLYNYPLYMTFFSTAERLEIGGIPFNCISPKPGRQEALEYYRNIHRYHQFNLHLYEEVEDIKKKNNIFQVQTSKTSYQCKHVILATGFYDHPILMNIPGENLPKVHHYYKEAHPYSFLNVVVVGANNSAVDAALECYRKGAKVTMVIRGKGFTNSLKYWVRPDIENRIAEGSIKAHFESTLQEVKENSVLIHTPKEIIELKNDVVLAMTGYQPNFALLENIGIELSTDGLKTPSYNPETMETNIDGLFLAGVVCGGLQTNIWFIENSRIHAEQIINSIKNKSC, from the coding sequence ATGACAAATGTATATGACCTAATCATTGTAGGTGCTGGCCCAATTGGTCTTGCATGTGCAATAGAAGCCAAACAAAATAATCTCAGTTATCTTGTTCTAGAAAAAGGAACTTTGACCAATAGTTTATACAATTATCCTTTGTATATGACTTTTTTTTCGACAGCAGAGCGACTAGAAATTGGCGGGATACCGTTTAATTGTATTTCTCCGAAGCCAGGGCGTCAAGAAGCACTCGAATATTATCGAAATATTCATCGCTATCATCAATTTAATTTACATCTATATGAAGAGGTAGAAGACATCAAGAAAAAAAATAATATCTTTCAGGTTCAGACCTCGAAAACATCCTACCAATGTAAACATGTAATTTTGGCTACAGGTTTTTACGATCATCCTATTCTGATGAATATTCCTGGTGAAAATTTGCCAAAAGTTCATCATTACTATAAAGAAGCTCACCCCTACTCTTTTTTGAATGTAGTTGTGGTTGGAGCGAATAATTCTGCTGTGGATGCTGCCTTGGAGTGTTATAGAAAAGGTGCAAAAGTGACTATGGTAATTCGCGGAAAAGGGTTTACCAATAGTTTAAAATACTGGGTAAGGCCCGATATAGAAAATCGTATTGCAGAAGGTTCTATCAAAGCACATTTCGAATCTACTTTGCAAGAAGTAAAAGAGAATTCGGTTTTGATCCATACGCCGAAGGAGATAATAGAACTGAAAAATGATGTTGTTTTGGCCATGACTGGTTATCAACCAAATTTTGCTTTGCTCGAGAATATTGGCATTGAGTTGAGTACCGATGGGCTAAAAACCCCTAGCTATAACCCAGAAACTATGGAAACAAATATCGATGGATTATTTTTAGCTGGTGTCGTTTGTGGAGGTCTACAAACAAATATTTGGTTCATAGAAAACTCTAGAATACACGCAGAACAAATTATCAATTCTATAAAAAACAAATCATGCTAG
- a CDS encoding efflux RND transporter permease subunit, which yields MKIAELSIKRPSLVIVLFTLLTLGGILSYNMMGYELIPKFDVNVITISTVYPGASPNEVENSVTRKVEDAIGSLENIKKLESMSYESLSVVMIQLNDGADTDYALNDAQRKVNAILADLPEDIDPPSLNKFSLDDLPIITMSGMANLNDTQLYDLLDKKVEPILSRVNGVAEVTLVGGQEREIQVRLDAKKLEGYGVSVPQVQQAILSSNLDFPTGKVKTDKLTSTIRLSGKYQSVNELSNLVIASSNGIQIRLSDIATVYDAQKEIEKVARFNQHPTIFLQVKKQSDANAVEVSELVRKQMYEIMEEYKNEGLQLNIVNDTSTFTLEAANSVLFDLGMAIFLVAVVMLLFLHSLRNAFIVMVAIPVSLISSFIGMELLGYTLNLMTLLGLSLVVGILVDDAIVVLENIYRHMEMGKSRIRAAYDGSKEIGFTVTAITLVIVVVFLPIALSSGLAAKILAQFCLTVVIATLFSLLSSFTIIPWLSSRFGKLTKLTGKNIFEKFILWFEHQLDAFTHWISDLLRWCLQSRSHKILTVAIAIVLFFSSFLLVIFGFIGSEFMPKTDRGQFLIQIELPKDQSLEQTNQKVIEVERYIQNKKEIVDMITTVGQMSTGFGASQATAYQAEIQIILTDKSERSESTDVFAAKMKRELQENFVGVEFKSIPVGIMGAENAPLELVVTGNDIEQVYKQANKLKTMLQKIPGAIDVKLSSEDGSPEINVQVDRDKMAALGLNLATVGQTMQTAFSGNRDGKFRDGEYEYDINIQFNDFDRRTIDDVRNMTFTNPQGHNIRLTQFANVEMSSGPSFLERRDKAPSVKVQAQVVGRPVGDVAAQWQTQFDAEKKPVGMKYIWSGDMENQEEGFGTMLIALAASVILVYLLMVTLYDSFVHPFVVLFSVPLSLIGALLILAMTGNSLNIFTILGIIMLIGLVAKNAILLVDFTNSRIAEGETTYQALIDANHARLRPIMMTTIAMVFGMLPIALAKGAAAEMNNGLAWVIIGGLISSLFLTLVVVPVVYSLFDSVMNRIFKGKKIDYEAEMKADYTPIESEKY from the coding sequence ATGAAAATAGCAGAACTATCTATAAAAAGACCATCACTCGTTATCGTACTTTTCACCTTGTTAACCTTAGGTGGAATTTTGAGTTATAACATGATGGGGTACGAATTGATTCCGAAATTTGATGTCAATGTCATAACCATTTCTACGGTTTATCCAGGAGCATCACCAAACGAGGTAGAAAATTCGGTTACTAGAAAAGTAGAAGACGCCATTGGTTCATTAGAGAACATCAAAAAACTAGAGTCGATGTCGTATGAAAGTCTTTCGGTGGTAATGATTCAGCTGAATGATGGCGCTGATACCGATTATGCACTCAATGATGCACAACGGAAAGTAAATGCCATTTTAGCAGATTTACCCGAGGATATAGACCCGCCGTCGCTTAATAAATTTTCGTTAGACGATTTGCCAATTATTACCATGAGTGGAATGGCCAATCTCAACGATACCCAACTCTACGATTTGTTGGACAAAAAAGTAGAGCCGATCCTTTCTCGGGTAAATGGAGTGGCAGAAGTTACGTTGGTCGGAGGGCAAGAAAGAGAAATCCAAGTTCGGTTAGATGCTAAAAAACTAGAAGGTTATGGCGTGTCTGTTCCTCAAGTACAACAAGCCATATTGTCTTCGAATCTAGACTTCCCGACCGGAAAGGTGAAAACAGATAAATTGACCTCTACGATTCGTTTATCGGGTAAATATCAATCAGTGAACGAATTAAGTAATTTGGTTATTGCATCGAGCAATGGAATTCAGATTAGGTTATCCGATATTGCAACTGTTTACGATGCTCAAAAAGAAATAGAAAAAGTCGCTCGTTTTAATCAACATCCTACCATTTTCTTACAGGTAAAAAAACAATCAGATGCCAATGCGGTAGAGGTATCAGAATTGGTACGTAAGCAGATGTACGAAATTATGGAAGAATACAAAAACGAAGGTCTACAGCTAAACATTGTAAACGATACATCAACCTTTACCTTAGAAGCAGCCAATAGTGTTTTGTTCGATTTAGGAATGGCGATTTTTCTTGTTGCAGTGGTAATGCTACTTTTCTTGCACAGCCTTCGCAATGCATTTATTGTCATGGTAGCGATTCCTGTTTCGTTGATTTCATCTTTCATCGGTATGGAACTTTTGGGCTACACACTCAACCTGATGACCTTGCTAGGGTTGTCGCTTGTGGTAGGTATTTTGGTAGACGATGCAATTGTTGTGCTCGAGAATATATACCGACACATGGAGATGGGAAAATCCCGAATTCGCGCCGCCTATGATGGGTCAAAAGAAATTGGGTTTACTGTAACCGCCATTACACTAGTTATCGTGGTAGTATTCTTACCAATTGCTTTGAGTTCTGGCTTGGCAGCTAAAATTTTAGCTCAATTTTGTCTTACCGTTGTTATAGCCACATTGTTTTCGTTGCTTTCTTCCTTTACTATAATTCCTTGGTTATCATCTCGATTCGGTAAATTAACAAAGTTAACAGGAAAAAATATATTCGAAAAATTTATACTTTGGTTCGAACATCAATTGGACGCCTTTACTCATTGGATTTCTGATTTATTACGTTGGTGTTTACAATCAAGATCTCACAAGATATTGACAGTAGCCATTGCTATTGTCTTATTTTTCTCCTCATTTTTGTTGGTAATATTTGGTTTCATCGGGAGCGAATTTATGCCAAAAACCGATCGCGGCCAATTCTTGATACAAATAGAGCTACCTAAAGATCAATCCTTAGAGCAGACCAACCAAAAAGTAATCGAAGTTGAGCGTTATATCCAAAATAAAAAAGAAATTGTGGATATGATTACAACCGTCGGGCAAATGTCTACAGGGTTTGGAGCATCGCAAGCGACAGCATATCAGGCAGAAATCCAGATTATCCTAACCGATAAATCAGAACGATCAGAAAGTACAGATGTTTTTGCTGCAAAAATGAAAAGAGAATTACAAGAAAATTTTGTAGGTGTAGAATTCAAATCAATTCCGGTCGGCATAATGGGGGCAGAAAATGCACCATTAGAATTGGTGGTAACAGGAAATGATATAGAGCAAGTATATAAACAAGCAAATAAATTGAAAACGATGTTGCAAAAAATTCCAGGTGCAATCGATGTAAAATTATCTTCAGAAGACGGAAGTCCCGAGATCAATGTTCAGGTAGATCGCGATAAAATGGCTGCTTTAGGACTGAATCTTGCTACGGTTGGACAGACCATGCAGACAGCTTTTTCAGGTAATAGAGATGGCAAATTTCGAGATGGTGAGTACGAATATGATATCAATATCCAATTTAATGATTTCGATCGACGAACCATAGACGATGTACGAAACATGACTTTTACCAATCCACAAGGACATAACATTCGATTAACCCAATTTGCCAATGTCGAGATGAGTTCTGGCCCAAGTTTCTTAGAGCGTCGAGACAAAGCACCTTCTGTAAAAGTACAAGCACAAGTTGTAGGAAGACCGGTTGGTGATGTTGCTGCTCAATGGCAAACACAGTTTGATGCAGAAAAGAAACCTGTTGGTATGAAATATATTTGGTCTGGCGATATGGAAAACCAAGAGGAAGGTTTCGGTACTATGTTGATTGCATTAGCTGCTTCGGTAATTTTGGTTTATTTATTAATGGTTACGCTTTACGATAGTTTTGTTCATCCGTTTGTGGTTCTATTTTCTGTTCCGCTTTCTTTGATAGGGGCTTTGTTGATCTTGGCCATGACAGGAAATTCTTTGAATATTTTTACCATTCTAGGAATCATTATGCTAATCGGATTGGTAGCGAAAAATGCTATTCTTTTAGTAGACTTTACAAACAGTAGGATTGCAGAAGGAGAAACTACCTACCAAGCATTAATAGACGCCAATCATGCAAGATTACGTCCCATTATGATGACTACCATTGCAATGGTTTTTGGTATGTTGCCGATTGCCTTGGCAAAAGGTGCTGCAGCCGAAATGAATAACGGTCTTGCATGGGTAATTATTGGTGGTTTGATATCTTCTTTGTTTCTGACCCTTGTTGTGGTTCCGGTAGTTTATTCTCTTTTTGATAGCGTAATGAACAGAATTTTCAAAGGCAAGAAAATAGATTATGAAGCTGAAATGAAGGCAGACTATACACCCATAGAGTCAGAAAAGTACTGA
- a CDS encoding class I SAM-dependent methyltransferase: protein MLDLFGQAIKDYYEHKSKGMLRTETNISEMDDFPMEILFRSYEQMNKLEQKALELAYGKVADIGCGTGSHSLYLQNERHLDVTAIDISRNATEVAKNRGVRKVICMDYMELSNEVFDTILLMMNGSGLFRSLDAIDFHLQKLHQLLSPEGSIFLDSTDILYMYNQDLGNEYELPFSKKYYGEVEFTVHYGNQKENFPWLYLDKNTLENAAYNNYFYSEVILEDEFSFLAKLTKI, encoded by the coding sequence ATGCTAGATTTATTCGGGCAAGCCATAAAAGATTATTACGAGCATAAAAGCAAAGGAATGCTACGAACAGAAACGAACATTTCTGAGATGGATGATTTCCCGATGGAAATCTTATTTCGTTCTTATGAACAGATGAACAAATTAGAACAAAAAGCTCTAGAATTAGCATATGGAAAAGTAGCAGACATTGGCTGTGGTACTGGTTCTCACAGTTTATATTTGCAAAACGAGCGCCACTTGGATGTTACGGCAATTGATATTTCTAGGAATGCAACCGAGGTTGCAAAAAACAGAGGCGTAAGAAAAGTAATTTGTATGGATTATATGGAATTGTCGAATGAAGTTTTTGACACAATTTTGTTAATGATGAATGGTTCTGGACTTTTCAGAAGTCTAGATGCTATTGATTTTCATTTACAGAAACTTCATCAATTATTATCACCAGAAGGCTCTATTTTTCTTGATAGCACAGATATTCTCTATATGTATAACCAAGATTTGGGTAATGAATACGAGTTGCCTTTTTCTAAGAAATACTATGGAGAAGTAGAATTTACTGTCCATTATGGTAATCAGAAGGAGAATTTTCCTTGGTTATATTTAGACAAAAATACTTTAGAAAATGCTGCTTATAACAACTATTTCTATTCAGAAGTTATTTTAGAAGATGAATTTTCTTTTTTAGCAAAACTCACGAAAATTTAA